A stretch of Nonomuraea africana DNA encodes these proteins:
- a CDS encoding acyl-CoA thioesterase domain-containing protein: MDNLGAFFALTKGEYVPAPHAHSPWAADMLHGRLLGGLAARAIEAEHGDEGLHFARLTVDLFRNSPLLPLTVETVRVRDGRRIRVADAVLSTEQGPVARAGAVLLRSGELPPGEVSHTRAWAEPVPQGPPPPGGLPLPFELWQLTGWGGEPGPHRAWVREICPLVEGEPVSPFTLAALAADFASPLSNVGTEGLHYINADYTLTLSRLPRSPELGLETIGHLGSDGVALGQCVMHDAQGPIGYVVVTAVANPPSRALR, encoded by the coding sequence GTGGACAACCTCGGGGCGTTTTTCGCCCTCACCAAAGGCGAGTACGTTCCCGCGCCGCACGCGCACAGCCCCTGGGCGGCCGACATGCTGCACGGGCGCCTGCTCGGCGGGCTGGCGGCCAGGGCGATCGAGGCCGAGCACGGGGACGAGGGGCTGCACTTCGCCCGGCTGACCGTCGACCTGTTCCGCAACAGCCCGCTGCTCCCCCTGACGGTGGAGACGGTCAGGGTCAGGGACGGCCGCAGGATCAGGGTCGCCGACGCCGTCCTCTCGACCGAGCAGGGGCCGGTGGCCAGGGCCGGCGCCGTCCTGCTGCGCAGCGGCGAGCTGCCCCCGGGAGAGGTGTCCCACACCAGGGCGTGGGCCGAGCCCGTGCCGCAGGGGCCGCCGCCGCCCGGCGGGCTGCCGCTGCCGTTCGAGCTGTGGCAGCTCACCGGCTGGGGTGGCGAGCCCGGTCCGCACCGGGCCTGGGTCAGGGAGATCTGCCCGCTGGTCGAGGGCGAGCCGGTCTCTCCGTTCACGCTGGCCGCGCTGGCCGCCGACTTCGCCAGCCCGCTCAGCAACGTCGGCACCGAGGGCCTGCACTACATCAACGCCGACTACACCCTCACGCTCAGCCGCCTGCCCCGCAGTCCCGAACTCGGGCTGGAGACCATCGGCCACCTGGGCAGCGACGGGGTGGCGCTCGGGCAGTGCGTGATGCACGACGCGCAGGGGCCGATCGGGTACGTCGTGGTGACGGCCGTCGCCAACCCTCCTAGCCGAGCGTTGCGGTGA
- a CDS encoding sialidase family protein has protein sequence MSEPVTVFATADRRADGELAHEGNRVPDIAVLDSHRLVVGWRAGVADPIDATPGDQGSIGFARSADGGRTWTTGTLAAATDTHRYHYVIFLNDSGVLYALLGRITIAEDRDGAGNVDGFPVRMVARRSFDAGATWEDFPLTVEVPDNGRGVVVAGKPIRHEGVWLLPYWRQTGGGTRAGVLRSTDLRTWRSGRLAEPPQGIGVEEPQVAPAQEGGLVMVARALDLRGGSSPEARDARYRAHAAHAAVSRSSDGGLTWEPMSLDPQLPNYYVKGFFATDAEGRYLTIYNTLAGPFRGERPEQYREVLHYKVKPQGSPWGPGRLFADGTRLTRGAARGWDVYASAQEYEPGRFFVVWEHNQIEIRVARLDLTRAFTGVRLAGPGSAPQPPPAGFVATVEGGDFELSIAGLMTLTVGAGGVSLDGRPVLEQGGTRWRVVADRRGAAGLWRDHADTGLRWRLPRGGTAAAGVTLSGDATAEVTDNLAGLAWDGWTLTGSRIIDGRLDLRGSATVPLEITESCDFTVEFRGRGVDDSALDPVTGRGVSLGTKVANGARRLMMTVQKGEVWAIPKGSSRWQRVHRGRAELWRVAVDSAGVARLFADGADTGASWVVQDSRERPQATHWVSGTAGGNTAAAQVDWTLVTATLG, from the coding sequence GTGAGCGAACCGGTGACGGTCTTCGCCACGGCGGACAGACGTGCGGACGGAGAGCTGGCGCACGAAGGCAACAGGGTTCCGGACATCGCGGTGCTGGACTCGCACCGGCTGGTGGTCGGCTGGCGGGCGGGGGTGGCCGACCCGATCGACGCCACGCCGGGCGACCAGGGTTCGATCGGCTTCGCGCGCTCGGCCGACGGCGGGCGCACCTGGACCACGGGGACACTGGCGGCGGCGACGGACACGCATCGCTACCACTACGTGATCTTCCTCAACGACTCGGGTGTGCTTTACGCCCTGCTGGGACGCATCACGATCGCCGAGGACCGCGACGGCGCGGGCAACGTGGACGGTTTTCCTGTCCGGATGGTCGCCAGACGCAGCTTCGACGCCGGTGCGACATGGGAGGACTTTCCTCTCACGGTCGAGGTGCCGGACAACGGCAGGGGTGTGGTCGTCGCCGGCAAGCCGATCAGGCACGAGGGCGTGTGGCTGCTGCCGTACTGGCGGCAGACCGGTGGTGGCACCAGAGCGGGAGTGCTGCGCTCGACGGACCTGCGGACGTGGCGCTCAGGCCGGCTGGCCGAGCCCCCTCAGGGGATCGGGGTGGAGGAGCCTCAGGTGGCGCCCGCTCAGGAGGGTGGCCTGGTGATGGTGGCCAGGGCGCTCGACCTGCGGGGCGGTTCGTCGCCGGAGGCCAGGGACGCGAGATACCGCGCGCATGCGGCCCACGCGGCGGTGTCGAGGAGCTCGGACGGGGGGCTCACCTGGGAACCGATGTCCCTGGACCCCCAGCTCCCGAATTATTACGTCAAGGGGTTCTTCGCCACGGACGCCGAGGGGCGCTACCTCACGATCTACAACACCCTGGCGGGGCCCTTCAGGGGTGAGCGGCCCGAGCAGTACCGGGAGGTGCTGCACTACAAGGTGAAGCCGCAGGGCTCCCCATGGGGTCCAGGGCGGCTGTTCGCCGACGGCACCAGACTGACCCGAGGCGCGGCGCGAGGCTGGGACGTCTACGCCAGCGCGCAGGAGTACGAGCCGGGCAGGTTCTTCGTCGTCTGGGAGCACAACCAGATCGAGATCAGGGTCGCCAGGCTCGACCTGACCCGCGCCTTCACCGGTGTACGGCTCGCGGGCCCCGGCTCGGCGCCCCAGCCGCCGCCCGCCGGGTTCGTGGCCACCGTGGAGGGCGGCGACTTCGAGCTGTCGATCGCGGGCCTGATGACCCTCACGGTGGGGGCGGGCGGCGTGTCACTGGACGGCCGCCCCGTCCTGGAGCAGGGAGGGACGCGCTGGCGGGTGGTGGCCGACCGGCGCGGCGCCGCGGGCCTGTGGCGCGACCACGCCGACACGGGCCTGCGCTGGCGGCTCCCGCGCGGCGGGACGGCCGCGGCGGGGGTGACCTTGTCGGGTGACGCCACGGCCGAGGTCACCGACAACCTCGCGGGGCTGGCATGGGACGGCTGGACGCTCACCGGCAGCCGGATCATCGACGGCAGGCTCGACCTGCGCGGCTCGGCCACCGTCCCCCTGGAGATCACCGAGTCGTGCGACTTCACCGTGGAGTTCCGCGGCAGGGGGGTCGACGACAGCGCCCTCGACCCGGTCACCGGGCGTGGCGTCAGCCTCGGCACCAAGGTCGCCAACGGCGCCCGCAGGCTCATGATGACCGTCCAGAAGGGCGAGGTCTGGGCGATCCCGAAGGGCTCGTCCCGGTGGCAGCGCGTGCACCGGGGGCGCGCGGAGCTCTGGCGGGTCGCCGTCGACAGCGCGGGCGTGGCCCGCCTGTTCGCCGACGGCGCCGACACCGGGGCGAGCTGGGTGGTTCAGGACAGCCGCGAACGCCCGCAGGCCACCCACTGGGTCAGCGGGACGGCGGGCGGCAACACCGCCGCCGCCCAGGTCGACTGGACGCTGGTCACCGCAACGCTCGGCTAG
- a CDS encoding ATP-binding protein gives MRFGVLGPTQVSGVPVRGARLSGLLVLLALEAGRVVSVDRLVEALYGRSGTVNALQSQVSRLRGLVGVPLELGPAGYRLVVDPLEVDVHLFAHRVAEGRRAASPGERARLLREALGLWRGPALADVLTLPFAEAEAERLEELRLSAIEDRVEADLLAGSAPAAELVSELGELARRHPLRERLRGQLMRALAGVGRRAEALEVFEETRRTLAEELGADPSPDLAALHLSLLREEPAPLPAASGSLRTEVSSAGSPLRPRAPRPRLTSFVGREHEVPLVRELLCRGRLVTLTGPGGAGKTRLAVEAAEDLGEVCFVELAALGPDTDVAPAVLTALGLPSGHAEPPGPRLSVQVRGVRPDRPGPLSVTGSQPPADALVAALGDHRVTLILDNCEHLVEASALLADRILAECPHVRVLATSREPLNIEGEQLLPVAPLPQPPQGLDLAAARAHPAVRLLADRAAAVRHGFAVTADNLDPVLRICRALDGLPLAIELAAARLRALTPAEVAARLDDRFRLLTGGSRTALPRHRTLRAVVAWSWDLLDPEERTLAARLSVFSSGATAGAAERVCGGDLDLLSALVDKSIVQADGGRFRMLETVRAFCAERLAESGEEEHVRQAHAEHYAELAASAEPRLRGPDQLRHLAELAAEHDNLRAALRWAIDTKRGEMALRLTADLWMYWWLRGLRHEGAQLSVEVLDLAGPEPPADLVEAHIMCALQLATTGRPLEEVEARLANAERLAGGLTEPPRWPLIAMVRPYPSIAAGDYTAILPALLAATTHSDPWTRAFARLLLGYLRLGVGEVDVGERELRLALDTFRMAGDRWGVGQALLQLSELSGWRGDHEAAIATAEEALEVIAPFGATEDTALLLSRRGAELARAGDLAAAEVELERAAAMARRLPAAEAAAIATYGLAELARLGGDSARAAELYATAMASCEAHWLGAQETRARVLIGLGRLEGAGARLREAYDLLVGVLDLPGASGAVEAMAELVLRDGSAARAAFLLGAAVSLRGAALTDGPDVVRTAGEARRVLGDAAFERSYQRGCSTPRDQITGLLPF, from the coding sequence ATGAGATTCGGCGTGCTCGGCCCGACACAGGTCTCGGGTGTCCCCGTCAGGGGGGCCAGGCTCAGCGGCCTGCTCGTTCTCCTGGCGCTGGAGGCGGGGCGGGTCGTCTCCGTCGACCGGCTGGTCGAGGCCCTCTACGGGCGTTCGGGCACGGTCAATGCGCTGCAGTCGCAGGTGTCGCGGTTGCGGGGGCTGGTCGGCGTGCCGCTGGAGCTCGGGCCCGCCGGATACCGGCTGGTGGTCGATCCGCTCGAGGTCGACGTCCACCTGTTCGCGCACAGGGTCGCCGAGGGTCGGCGGGCCGCCTCGCCCGGTGAGCGGGCGCGGCTGCTGCGGGAGGCGCTCGGCCTGTGGCGGGGTCCCGCGCTGGCCGACGTGCTGACGCTGCCGTTCGCCGAGGCCGAGGCCGAGCGGCTGGAGGAGCTGCGGCTCTCGGCGATCGAGGACCGGGTCGAGGCCGACCTGCTCGCGGGCTCGGCGCCGGCCGCCGAGCTGGTGTCCGAGCTCGGCGAGCTGGCGCGGCGGCACCCGCTGAGGGAGCGGCTGCGTGGTCAGCTCATGCGGGCCCTGGCCGGGGTGGGGCGCAGGGCCGAAGCGCTGGAGGTGTTCGAGGAGACGCGCAGGACGCTGGCCGAGGAGCTGGGCGCCGACCCCTCGCCCGACCTGGCCGCCCTGCATCTGAGCCTGCTGCGCGAGGAGCCCGCTCCGCTGCCCGCCGCTTCGGGATCGCTCCGCACCGAGGTCTCGTCCGCGGGGTCCCCGCTGCGACCCCGTGCGCCGAGGCCGCGGCTGACCAGCTTCGTCGGTCGCGAGCACGAGGTCCCGCTGGTCCGCGAGCTGCTCTGCCGTGGCCGCCTGGTGACGCTCACGGGGCCGGGCGGGGCGGGCAAGACGAGGCTGGCGGTCGAGGCGGCCGAAGATCTCGGCGAGGTCTGCTTCGTCGAGCTGGCCGCGCTCGGACCGGACACCGACGTCGCGCCGGCGGTGCTCACCGCGCTCGGCCTGCCGTCCGGGCACGCCGAACCGCCGGGCCCCCGCCTTTCGGTACAGGTGAGAGGCGTGCGCCCCGACCGTCCTGGGCCGCTGTCCGTCACGGGATCGCAGCCGCCTGCCGACGCGCTGGTGGCGGCGCTCGGCGACCACCGCGTCACGCTCATCCTCGACAACTGCGAGCACCTGGTCGAGGCGTCCGCCCTGCTCGCCGACCGGATCCTCGCCGAGTGCCCGCACGTGCGGGTGCTGGCCACCAGCCGCGAGCCGCTGAACATCGAGGGCGAGCAGCTCCTGCCCGTCGCCCCGCTCCCCCAGCCGCCGCAGGGCCTCGACCTCGCGGCGGCCCGCGCGCACCCCGCGGTGCGGCTGCTGGCCGACCGGGCGGCGGCCGTCCGCCACGGCTTCGCGGTCACCGCCGACAACCTCGACCCCGTGCTGCGCATCTGCAGGGCCCTCGACGGGCTGCCGCTGGCGATCGAGCTGGCCGCCGCCAGGCTGCGCGCCCTCACCCCCGCCGAGGTGGCCGCCCGCCTCGACGACCGCTTCAGGCTGCTGACCGGCGGCAGCCGCACCGCGCTGCCCCGCCACCGCACGCTGCGCGCCGTCGTGGCGTGGAGCTGGGACCTGCTCGACCCCGAGGAACGCACCCTCGCCGCGCGGCTGTCGGTGTTCTCCTCCGGCGCGACGGCCGGGGCGGCGGAGCGGGTCTGCGGGGGCGACCTCGACCTGCTGTCCGCGCTGGTCGACAAGTCGATCGTGCAGGCCGACGGCGGGCGGTTCCGCATGCTCGAGACCGTCCGCGCCTTCTGCGCCGAACGGCTGGCCGAGTCCGGCGAGGAGGAGCACGTCAGGCAGGCGCACGCCGAGCACTACGCCGAGCTGGCCGCCTCGGCCGAGCCCCGGCTGCGCGGCCCCGACCAACTGCGCCACCTGGCCGAGCTGGCGGCCGAGCACGACAACCTGCGCGCGGCGCTGCGCTGGGCGATCGACACCAAGCGGGGGGAGATGGCGCTGCGCCTGACCGCCGACCTGTGGATGTACTGGTGGCTGCGCGGCCTGCGGCACGAAGGGGCGCAGCTGTCGGTCGAGGTGCTCGATCTGGCAGGTCCCGAGCCGCCCGCGGACCTGGTCGAAGCGCACATCATGTGCGCGCTGCAGCTGGCGACGACGGGCCGGCCGCTGGAGGAGGTGGAGGCGCGGCTGGCCAACGCCGAACGCCTGGCCGGCGGCCTGACCGAGCCGCCGCGCTGGCCACTGATCGCCATGGTGCGGCCCTACCCCTCGATAGCCGCGGGCGACTACACCGCCATACTGCCCGCGCTGCTGGCCGCCACCACCCACTCCGATCCGTGGACGCGGGCCTTCGCCCGGCTGCTGCTCGGCTACCTGCGGCTGGGCGTCGGCGAGGTCGACGTGGGCGAGCGCGAGCTGCGCCTGGCACTCGACACCTTCCGCATGGCGGGCGACAGGTGGGGGGTGGGTCAGGCGTTGCTACAGCTGTCGGAGCTGTCCGGATGGCGCGGCGACCACGAGGCGGCGATCGCGACGGCGGAGGAGGCCCTGGAGGTGATCGCGCCCTTCGGCGCCACCGAGGACACCGCGCTGCTGCTGTCGCGCCGCGGAGCCGAGCTGGCCCGCGCGGGCGATCTGGCCGCCGCCGAGGTGGAGCTGGAGCGGGCGGCCGCCATGGCCCGCCGCCTGCCGGCCGCCGAGGCGGCGGCCATCGCCACCTACGGCCTGGCCGAGCTGGCGCGGCTGGGCGGCGACTCCGCTCGGGCGGCCGAGCTCTACGCGACGGCCATGGCCAGCTGCGAGGCGCACTGGCTCGGGGCGCAGGAGACGCGTGCGCGCGTCCTGATCGGGCTGGGCAGGCTGGAGGGAGCGGGAGCGCGCCTGCGCGAGGCCTACGACCTGCTGGTCGGCGTCCTCGACCTGCCGGGCGCCTCGGGCGCGGTGGAGGCCATGGCCGAGCTGGTGCTGCGCGACGGATCGGCCGCTCGGGCGGCCTTCCTGCTGGGGGCGGCGGTGTCACTGCGCGGCGCGGCGCTGACCGACGGCCCCGATGTGGTCCGTACAGCGGGCGAGGCGCGGCGGGTGCTGGGCGACGCGGCGTTCGAACGGTCCTACCAGCGTGGCTGTTCGACACCCCGCGACCAGATCACCGGCCTGCTGCCCTTCTAG